One part of the Magallana gigas chromosome 5, xbMagGiga1.1, whole genome shotgun sequence genome encodes these proteins:
- the LOC105330253 gene encoding uridine phosphorylase 2 isoform X1 yields the protein MEQEDFTEMEPPPSPKPSFVRNVNLAAMDEDYLYHLALDTKHNDLKDMFRDVKFVCFGGSPSRMKAFAFYMVKQLKYKITAGQTLEDISKGSDRYVLYKVGPVLSVSHGMGIPSLSILMHEILKLLNHAGCDPGEVMFFRLGTSGGLGLEPGTVVISEAAVDGLLRPYMEVATLGMIIQHPAFLCPELNKELLEVAKSVGCQSVLGKTMCTYDFYEGQARLDGAFCDYTEEDKMNFLKRAHARGIANIEMESLCFAAMCHRAGVKSAVLCVTLLNRLQGDQISTPHDVMEEWQCRPQRIIAEFIRKKLGITD from the exons ATGGAACAAGAAGATTTTACGGA AATGGAACCTCCCCCTAGTCCAAAGCCAAGCTTTGTGAGGAATGTTAATCTGGCCGCCATGGATGAAGACTATCTCTATCACTTAGCACTGGACACCAAACACAATGACTTGAAAGATATGTTCAGGGATGTCAAG TTTGTATGTTTTGGAGGGTCACCTAGTCGTATGAAGGCGTTCGCGTTTTATATGGTAAAACAGTTGAAGTACAAGATAACGGCCGGCCAGACTCTAGAGGACATTTCTAAAGGATCGGATCGATACGTGTTGTACAAAGTGGGCCCCGTCCTCTCAGTTAGT CATGGAATGGGTATCCCTTCCTTGTCCATCTTGATGCATGAAATCCTGAAGCTCCTGAATCATGCAGGATGTGATCCTGGAGAGGTCATGTTCTTCAGGCTGGGAACCAGTGGAGGATTAG GTCTGGAGCCTGGAACAGTGGTTATATCAGAGGCAGCTGTAGACGGCCTTTTACGCCCTTATATGGAAGTG GCAACCTTAGGAATGATAATCCAGCATCCAGCATTTCTCTGTCCAGAACTAAACAAGGAACTTCTTGAGGTGGCAAAATCTGTTGGCTGTCAATCAGTTCTAGGCAAAACTATGTGTACATATGATTTCTATGAAG GACAGGCAAGGTTGGATGGAGCGTTCTGTGATTACACTGAGGAAGACAAGATGAATTTTCTTAAGCGAGCTCACGCAAGGGGAATCGCAAACATTGAAATGGAGTCGCTCTGTTTTGCCGCAATGTGTCACAGAGCTGGCGTCAAAA gTGCTGTTCTATGTGTGACCTTGCTGAATAGGTTACAGGGAGACCAGATCTCGACCCCTCACGACGTAATGGAGGAGTGGCAGTGCCGTCCACAGCGGATAATAGCTGAATTCATAAGGAAGAAGCTTGGCATTACAgattaa
- the LOC105330253 gene encoding uridine phosphorylase 2 isoform X2 produces MEPPPSPKPSFVRNVNLAAMDEDYLYHLALDTKHNDLKDMFRDVKFVCFGGSPSRMKAFAFYMVKQLKYKITAGQTLEDISKGSDRYVLYKVGPVLSVSHGMGIPSLSILMHEILKLLNHAGCDPGEVMFFRLGTSGGLGLEPGTVVISEAAVDGLLRPYMEVATLGMIIQHPAFLCPELNKELLEVAKSVGCQSVLGKTMCTYDFYEGQARLDGAFCDYTEEDKMNFLKRAHARGIANIEMESLCFAAMCHRAGVKSAVLCVTLLNRLQGDQISTPHDVMEEWQCRPQRIIAEFIRKKLGITD; encoded by the exons ATGGAACCTCCCCCTAGTCCAAAGCCAAGCTTTGTGAGGAATGTTAATCTGGCCGCCATGGATGAAGACTATCTCTATCACTTAGCACTGGACACCAAACACAATGACTTGAAAGATATGTTCAGGGATGTCAAG TTTGTATGTTTTGGAGGGTCACCTAGTCGTATGAAGGCGTTCGCGTTTTATATGGTAAAACAGTTGAAGTACAAGATAACGGCCGGCCAGACTCTAGAGGACATTTCTAAAGGATCGGATCGATACGTGTTGTACAAAGTGGGCCCCGTCCTCTCAGTTAGT CATGGAATGGGTATCCCTTCCTTGTCCATCTTGATGCATGAAATCCTGAAGCTCCTGAATCATGCAGGATGTGATCCTGGAGAGGTCATGTTCTTCAGGCTGGGAACCAGTGGAGGATTAG GTCTGGAGCCTGGAACAGTGGTTATATCAGAGGCAGCTGTAGACGGCCTTTTACGCCCTTATATGGAAGTG GCAACCTTAGGAATGATAATCCAGCATCCAGCATTTCTCTGTCCAGAACTAAACAAGGAACTTCTTGAGGTGGCAAAATCTGTTGGCTGTCAATCAGTTCTAGGCAAAACTATGTGTACATATGATTTCTATGAAG GACAGGCAAGGTTGGATGGAGCGTTCTGTGATTACACTGAGGAAGACAAGATGAATTTTCTTAAGCGAGCTCACGCAAGGGGAATCGCAAACATTGAAATGGAGTCGCTCTGTTTTGCCGCAATGTGTCACAGAGCTGGCGTCAAAA gTGCTGTTCTATGTGTGACCTTGCTGAATAGGTTACAGGGAGACCAGATCTCGACCCCTCACGACGTAATGGAGGAGTGGCAGTGCCGTCCACAGCGGATAATAGCTGAATTCATAAGGAAGAAGCTTGGCATTACAgattaa